From the Manihot esculenta cultivar AM560-2 chromosome 3, M.esculenta_v8, whole genome shotgun sequence genome, one window contains:
- the LOC110611145 gene encoding uncharacterized protein LOC110611145 isoform X4 has translation MHVFGLEPMTDPLDLVCCNACKKPVKTSQYAAHAELCRSLNSTEETTLELDGSVGHRKPPRKERKKLLTAYINQATPVAEQERYVPIDADDRAALESQLDGQPGRSSSFSVDKKRNPACADVAFMVDGKGESPEHTGYSACVMPPPTKRSKLVSSQHLLLSNDPEAASGLTKVMSAQDSLAIRDFQIQSTLCSNMPNECGVVSKFPGKANKKFLTKDIPVPLATKIYYSQRNTRLRLAVARMYHSASAKGINSNVVSPEVSQETIIQLQASSCKGNSLVQVDNSLSKKKEPSACKPDQILAQSSELCLNNSGGCMPATSFSNPLPVNNILRPQTAPLGLLRSKYLSEPYSFTGNSGQSLDTRTMQQASGSVPVL, from the exons atgcatgtttttggTTTGGAACCTATGACTGATCCTTTGGATTTG GTTTGTTGTAATGCTTGCAAGAAACCAGTGAAGACCAGTCAGTATGCAGCTCATGCAG AACTTTGTAGGTCCTTAAATTCTACAGAAGAAACCACATTGGAGCTTGATGGTAGTGTAGGGCACAGGAAACCTCCACGGAAGGAGAGAAAAAAGTTATTAACTGCTTATATTA ACCAAGCAACACCAGTTGCCGAGCAAGAAAGGTATGTACCTATAGATGCAGATGATAGGGCTGCCTTGGAATCTCAGTTGGATGGGCAACCTGGAAGGTCATCTTCCTTCTCCGTGGATAAAAAGA GAAATCCTGCATGTGCGGATGTGGCATTTATGGTGGATGGTAAAGGAGAAAGTCCTGAACATACAGGCTACTCAGCCTGTGTAATGCCACCCCCAACAAAACGATCTAAACT TGTATCAAGTCAGCATCTGTTATTATCAAATGATCCTGAAGCAGCTTCTGGCCTAACAAAAGTCATGAGTGCCCAAGATAGTCTTGCCA TCAGGGATTTTCAAATACAGTCAACGTTGTGTAGCAACATGCCAAATGAGTGTGGTGTTGTCTCTAAGTTCCCTGGGAAAGCTAATAAAAAGTTCCTGACAAAAG ATATTCCAGTTCCCCTTGCTACAAAAATTTATTACTCTCAGAGGAACACTCGCCTTCGTTTGGCTGTTGCTCGAATGTACCATTCAGCATCAGCTAAGGGGATAAATAGTAATGTTGTGAGTCCAGAAGTATCACAGGAAACCATAATTCAATTGCAAGCTTCATCCTGTAAGGGCAATTCACTTGTGCAAGTAGATAATTCTCTCAGCAAGAAG AAAGAGCCTTCTGCATGTAAACCTGATCAAATTCTTGCACAAAGCTCAGAACTATGCTTGAATAATTCAGGAGGATGCATGCCAGCCACTAGCTTCTCAAATCCACTTCCAGTCAACAACATTTTAAGGCCTCAGACTGCTCCTTTGGGATTGCTCAGAAGCAAATATCTATCAGAGCCTTATTCTTTTACAGGCAACTCTG GACAATCTCTGGACACCAGGACCATGCAGCAAGCAAGTGGAAGTGTTCCCGTTTTGTAA
- the LOC110611145 gene encoding uncharacterized protein LOC110611145 isoform X2 — MVCSIGSGRMAVMARLLAAGSLSQTIGEELGQQKLATQCIYRELHEADEANLLDEEDMHVFGLEPMTDPLDLVCCNACKKPVKTSQYAAHADQATPVAEQERYVPIDADDRAALESQLDGQPGRSSSFSVDKKRNPACADVAFMVDGKGESPEHTGYSACVMPPPTKRSKLVSSQHLLLSNDPEAASGLTKVMSAQDSLAIRDFQIQSTLCSNMPNECGVVSKFPGKANKKFLTKDIPVPLATKIYYSQRNTRLRLAVARMYHSASAKGINSNVVSPEVSQETIIQLQASSCKGNSLVQVDNSLSKKKEPSACKPDQILAQSSELCLNNSGGCMPATSFSNPLPVNNILRPQTAPLGLLRSKYLSEPYSFTGNSGQSLDTRTMQQASGSVPVL, encoded by the exons ATGGTATGTTCTATAGGAAGTGGGAGAATGGCAGTCATGGCTAGGCTTCTGGCCGCAGGAAGTTTATCACAAACCATAGGAG AGGAGCTTGGCCAACAGAAATTGGCTACTCAATGCATTTATAGAGAATTACACGAGGCAGATGAAGCAAATTTGCTTGATGAAGAAG atatgcatgtttttggTTTGGAACCTATGACTGATCCTTTGGATTTG GTTTGTTGTAATGCTTGCAAGAAACCAGTGAAGACCAGTCAGTATGCAGCTCATGCAG ACCAAGCAACACCAGTTGCCGAGCAAGAAAGGTATGTACCTATAGATGCAGATGATAGGGCTGCCTTGGAATCTCAGTTGGATGGGCAACCTGGAAGGTCATCTTCCTTCTCCGTGGATAAAAAGA GAAATCCTGCATGTGCGGATGTGGCATTTATGGTGGATGGTAAAGGAGAAAGTCCTGAACATACAGGCTACTCAGCCTGTGTAATGCCACCCCCAACAAAACGATCTAAACT TGTATCAAGTCAGCATCTGTTATTATCAAATGATCCTGAAGCAGCTTCTGGCCTAACAAAAGTCATGAGTGCCCAAGATAGTCTTGCCA TCAGGGATTTTCAAATACAGTCAACGTTGTGTAGCAACATGCCAAATGAGTGTGGTGTTGTCTCTAAGTTCCCTGGGAAAGCTAATAAAAAGTTCCTGACAAAAG ATATTCCAGTTCCCCTTGCTACAAAAATTTATTACTCTCAGAGGAACACTCGCCTTCGTTTGGCTGTTGCTCGAATGTACCATTCAGCATCAGCTAAGGGGATAAATAGTAATGTTGTGAGTCCAGAAGTATCACAGGAAACCATAATTCAATTGCAAGCTTCATCCTGTAAGGGCAATTCACTTGTGCAAGTAGATAATTCTCTCAGCAAGAAG AAAGAGCCTTCTGCATGTAAACCTGATCAAATTCTTGCACAAAGCTCAGAACTATGCTTGAATAATTCAGGAGGATGCATGCCAGCCACTAGCTTCTCAAATCCACTTCCAGTCAACAACATTTTAAGGCCTCAGACTGCTCCTTTGGGATTGCTCAGAAGCAAATATCTATCAGAGCCTTATTCTTTTACAGGCAACTCTG GACAATCTCTGGACACCAGGACCATGCAGCAAGCAAGTGGAAGTGTTCCCGTTTTGTAA
- the LOC110611145 gene encoding uncharacterized protein LOC110611145 isoform X3, producing the protein MVCSIGSGRMAVMARLLAAGSLSQTIGEELGQQKLATQCIYRELHEADEANLLDEEDMHVFGLEPMTDPLDLVCCNACKKPVKTSQYAAHAELCRSLNSTEETTLELDGSVGHRKPPRKERKKLLTAYINQATPVAEQERYVPIDADDRAALESQLDGQPGRSSSFSVDKKRNPACADVAFMVDGKGESPEHTGYSACVMPPPTKRSKLVSSQHLLLSNDPEAASGLTKVMSAQDSLAIRDFQIQSTLCSNMPNECGVVSKFPGKANKKFLTKDIPVPLATKIYYSQRNTRLRLAVARMYHSASAKGINSNVVSPEVSQETIIQLQASSCKGNSLVQVDNSLSKKDNLWTPGPCSKQVEVFPFCKESSYRGGSFG; encoded by the exons ATGGTATGTTCTATAGGAAGTGGGAGAATGGCAGTCATGGCTAGGCTTCTGGCCGCAGGAAGTTTATCACAAACCATAGGAG AGGAGCTTGGCCAACAGAAATTGGCTACTCAATGCATTTATAGAGAATTACACGAGGCAGATGAAGCAAATTTGCTTGATGAAGAAG atatgcatgtttttggTTTGGAACCTATGACTGATCCTTTGGATTTG GTTTGTTGTAATGCTTGCAAGAAACCAGTGAAGACCAGTCAGTATGCAGCTCATGCAG AACTTTGTAGGTCCTTAAATTCTACAGAAGAAACCACATTGGAGCTTGATGGTAGTGTAGGGCACAGGAAACCTCCACGGAAGGAGAGAAAAAAGTTATTAACTGCTTATATTA ACCAAGCAACACCAGTTGCCGAGCAAGAAAGGTATGTACCTATAGATGCAGATGATAGGGCTGCCTTGGAATCTCAGTTGGATGGGCAACCTGGAAGGTCATCTTCCTTCTCCGTGGATAAAAAGA GAAATCCTGCATGTGCGGATGTGGCATTTATGGTGGATGGTAAAGGAGAAAGTCCTGAACATACAGGCTACTCAGCCTGTGTAATGCCACCCCCAACAAAACGATCTAAACT TGTATCAAGTCAGCATCTGTTATTATCAAATGATCCTGAAGCAGCTTCTGGCCTAACAAAAGTCATGAGTGCCCAAGATAGTCTTGCCA TCAGGGATTTTCAAATACAGTCAACGTTGTGTAGCAACATGCCAAATGAGTGTGGTGTTGTCTCTAAGTTCCCTGGGAAAGCTAATAAAAAGTTCCTGACAAAAG ATATTCCAGTTCCCCTTGCTACAAAAATTTATTACTCTCAGAGGAACACTCGCCTTCGTTTGGCTGTTGCTCGAATGTACCATTCAGCATCAGCTAAGGGGATAAATAGTAATGTTGTGAGTCCAGAAGTATCACAGGAAACCATAATTCAATTGCAAGCTTCATCCTGTAAGGGCAATTCACTTGTGCAAGTAGATAATTCTCTCAGCAAGAAG GACAATCTCTGGACACCAGGACCATGCAGCAAGCAAGTGGAAGTGTTCCCGTTTTGTAAGGAATCTTCATATCGAGGTGGGAGTTTTGGTTAG
- the LOC110611145 gene encoding uncharacterized protein LOC110611145 isoform X1 — MVCSIGSGRMAVMARLLAAGSLSQTIGEELGQQKLATQCIYRELHEADEANLLDEEDMHVFGLEPMTDPLDLVCCNACKKPVKTSQYAAHAELCRSLNSTEETTLELDGSVGHRKPPRKERKKLLTAYINQATPVAEQERYVPIDADDRAALESQLDGQPGRSSSFSVDKKRNPACADVAFMVDGKGESPEHTGYSACVMPPPTKRSKLVSSQHLLLSNDPEAASGLTKVMSAQDSLAIRDFQIQSTLCSNMPNECGVVSKFPGKANKKFLTKDIPVPLATKIYYSQRNTRLRLAVARMYHSASAKGINSNVVSPEVSQETIIQLQASSCKGNSLVQVDNSLSKKKEPSACKPDQILAQSSELCLNNSGGCMPATSFSNPLPVNNILRPQTAPLGLLRSKYLSEPYSFTGNSGQSLDTRTMQQASGSVPVL, encoded by the exons ATGGTATGTTCTATAGGAAGTGGGAGAATGGCAGTCATGGCTAGGCTTCTGGCCGCAGGAAGTTTATCACAAACCATAGGAG AGGAGCTTGGCCAACAGAAATTGGCTACTCAATGCATTTATAGAGAATTACACGAGGCAGATGAAGCAAATTTGCTTGATGAAGAAG atatgcatgtttttggTTTGGAACCTATGACTGATCCTTTGGATTTG GTTTGTTGTAATGCTTGCAAGAAACCAGTGAAGACCAGTCAGTATGCAGCTCATGCAG AACTTTGTAGGTCCTTAAATTCTACAGAAGAAACCACATTGGAGCTTGATGGTAGTGTAGGGCACAGGAAACCTCCACGGAAGGAGAGAAAAAAGTTATTAACTGCTTATATTA ACCAAGCAACACCAGTTGCCGAGCAAGAAAGGTATGTACCTATAGATGCAGATGATAGGGCTGCCTTGGAATCTCAGTTGGATGGGCAACCTGGAAGGTCATCTTCCTTCTCCGTGGATAAAAAGA GAAATCCTGCATGTGCGGATGTGGCATTTATGGTGGATGGTAAAGGAGAAAGTCCTGAACATACAGGCTACTCAGCCTGTGTAATGCCACCCCCAACAAAACGATCTAAACT TGTATCAAGTCAGCATCTGTTATTATCAAATGATCCTGAAGCAGCTTCTGGCCTAACAAAAGTCATGAGTGCCCAAGATAGTCTTGCCA TCAGGGATTTTCAAATACAGTCAACGTTGTGTAGCAACATGCCAAATGAGTGTGGTGTTGTCTCTAAGTTCCCTGGGAAAGCTAATAAAAAGTTCCTGACAAAAG ATATTCCAGTTCCCCTTGCTACAAAAATTTATTACTCTCAGAGGAACACTCGCCTTCGTTTGGCTGTTGCTCGAATGTACCATTCAGCATCAGCTAAGGGGATAAATAGTAATGTTGTGAGTCCAGAAGTATCACAGGAAACCATAATTCAATTGCAAGCTTCATCCTGTAAGGGCAATTCACTTGTGCAAGTAGATAATTCTCTCAGCAAGAAG AAAGAGCCTTCTGCATGTAAACCTGATCAAATTCTTGCACAAAGCTCAGAACTATGCTTGAATAATTCAGGAGGATGCATGCCAGCCACTAGCTTCTCAAATCCACTTCCAGTCAACAACATTTTAAGGCCTCAGACTGCTCCTTTGGGATTGCTCAGAAGCAAATATCTATCAGAGCCTTATTCTTTTACAGGCAACTCTG GACAATCTCTGGACACCAGGACCATGCAGCAAGCAAGTGGAAGTGTTCCCGTTTTGTAA